The Lewinellaceae bacterium DNA window ACCGGGATAGCACTGGCCATGATTGCCCAGCTGATGAAGGTCGGCATGACCCTGATCATGCCGGATAACAGCACGAGGGAACGGGTCCTGGCGATGGAAGCCTATGGCGCAAAAGTCATCCTGACACCTGCTGCAAAAACGATCGAATATTCCCGCGAATTAGCCGAAGACATGGCCTCCAATCAGGGTTATTTCATGCTGAATCAGTTTGCCAATCCCGACAATTACGGAATGCACTACCGTACCACCGGACCTGAGATCTGGAATGATACGCATGGTCTTGTCACGCATTTCGTATCCTCCATGGGAACCACCGGTACAATTATGGGTGTATCCCGGTCGCTTAAGGAGCATAATCCGGACATACAGATCGTGGGCACCCAGCCCACCGAAGGTTCTTCGATTCCGGGTATCCGGCGCTGGTCTCCGGAGTTTCTCCCAAAAATTTACGAACCCAGTCGTGTCGACCGGTTGATTGATGTGAGTGAAGACGATGCACGAACCATGACCCGGAGAATGGCCAAAGAAGAAGGCATACTTGCCGGAATGAGCAGTGGGGGCGCATTGTACGCTGCTGTCAAATTAGCACAGGAGCTGAAATCCGGTCTTATCGTGTTCATCATTTGTGATCGTGGAGACCGCTACCTGAGTTCTGATCTTTTTGGTTGAACCATACAGGCTGAAATACCCGGTATGCAGGGGATTCACAGTGAAAATCTGGGTGCATTACCACTTTCATTTTATCTTTGAGCAAACCAAAAACCGGAACCAATGAAGCTTTGGCATCTTCTACTTATGATCTCTCTGGTTGCATTTGTACAATGTAAATCCGGGAAAAAAGCGCTGCGGAAAGGCAATTACGAACATGCCGTATATGACGCTCTGGATCGCCTCAAAAAAGCACCTAATAATGATAATGCCCGCGAAACACTGGCAAAAGCCTACCCAGCCCTGGTCAACTATTACCTGAATCAGAATGATCGTTCAAAGGCATCATCCGATGTGCTGAAGTGGGATAAGATCTATGACAACCTGACTGCACTATCATCGGTTTATGATGAGATCCTGCGAACACCGGCAGCTCAGGAGGTCATCACCCCGACAGATTATACCCGGGAGCAGGAGGAGGCAAAAATAAACCTGATGGCTGCACGGTATAAATTGGGTACCGATGAACTGGCCAAAGGATTCAGGGAAAACGCTAAAATTGCCTACGACCATTTCCTGAGGATCTACTCCCTTGACCCTACCTATAAAGATGCCGAGGACAAAATGTATGAAGCCCAGAGTGCGGCCACGATCTACGTAGAGGTCACTCCAATCCCGATGCAAAGGGCCTATTCCCTGTCCTGTGACTTTTTCCAGAACCAGATCCTGGAGTTTGTGCGAGCCGAGAACCTGAGTCCATTTGTCCAATTCGTTTCCAGTGCTGAAGCCAGAAGCCGCAACCTGCGTATTGATCATGTGCTGCACATGGAATTTGATGATTTTGTGGTTGGTAATGGCTATGAGAAAGAAGTCATCAACAATGTTACCAGGGACAGCGTCATCGTAGGCACTGTCAAACAGGCTGATTCCACAATAAACGTCTATGGCACCGTCAAAGCGGAAGTCCATACGTACCGGCGCACAATAAGCTCCAATGGAACACTGGACCTGAAGGTTATGGAAAACAACACCAATAATCTCTTGACCCAGCGCAAGTTCAGCGGGGGGTATGACTATGTGGATGAATGGGGCTATTTCAATGGTGACGAACGAGCTCTGGACAAAACGCAAAAAGACATCTGTAAGCGCAACAAGCGACTGCAGGACCCAACCCCGAACGATCTTTTTATCAAGTTTACCGTTCCCATCTATGACCAGGTAACCCGGTACATCCGTGATTACTACAAGGCTATTTAAAAGTACCCAGGTTAAAAGCTGGGGCTATGGGGTGTTATGCTCCTATTTTGGGGTCCCCAAATTAAAACCTGGGGTTATGAGGTGATATGCTTTTACCTTTGCTACCTCTTTTACCTCTTTTACTTCTTCTACCTCTTCTATATGATCAACCGCACCCCGCCCAGTTGTTCGATGCGATACGGGAACCGGTCGGTAGGAGAACCGATGAACATAAAATTGATGGGTATCCTCCATTTTTTAGAAAGGTCCTTGATGATTTCCGGCCCGAACGTGCCAGGGATCTCGATGTATTCGATCTTCACTTCGGGGTATTCGCGGTCCAGGACTTCAATATCGGTCTTAAGTCTGTCAGGAGCCGTTTCACCATTTTCAACGATGGTGACGATCTTCAGTTTGCGGGTATGTTCATTGCGGGTAATGTATTGCATCACTTTGTTCAGAACCGATACGTCATCACCTTTTGCGAAGAATACAAACTCCTGAGAGTTGATTTCATCGATCAGGTTCAGGATGCCCTGATTGGTCCTGCGGACGAATTTTTGAATGGGGGCAAACAGGTATTTGATCACTTCCAGGACGCCCCAGAGTATTTTGGTTCGGTTTAGCATGATTGTCACCAGGATCAGCGCCGGAATGAAATACTCCAGGAAGACACCGAGGTACTGTGGATTCATGATTGCATTACCCACAATGGCCGCTCCCACTGCGGCAACCGCGATGATGATGGAAATCGGGGAAGCGCGCTCCGGACGCGGCAGTTTGCGCCGTTTTATCTTCAGCAGTATATTACCAAAACCGAAGAGAGCCATGACCAGCAGGAAAGAAATTGTGTAAACACCGGCTAAAGCTCCCAATTCTCCACGGGTGATCGTGAGAATCGAAACACACAGCAGAAAAAACAGGATGATAATGCGGTAAGCCGCACCACGGCGGTTCTTGCTTAACAGAAAATTGGGCAGGATACGGTCCAGCGTCATCCTTTCGAGCAGTCCGCTTACCCCTACATAAGCAGTAAGGACTGCACCGCTAAGCACCAGCGCTGCATCCACGGATACCAGAGTCGACAGCCAGTTACCTCCAATTTTACTCCCCATAAAGGACAATAAAGCTTCCTGGTTAGCATTTACCTCAGCGACCGGGATGATCGATAAAGCCAGGAAGGCCATCAGCGGATTAAAGATGCTGACGACTATCCACATATTGCGTAGCGTCTTTGGAAAGACCCCTTCTGCCTGTTCTTCCACAAAATTCGCAGAACTTTCAAAACCAGAGATCCCTAACATGGCGGCGGCGAAACCAAAGAATAACGCCTCTTTAATTCCGCCCTTGACAGGCAATTGGTAGTTTGCAGAAAGGACATCAAATCCATTGGTTAGCAAGTAATATCCACTCACCAGAACCAGGAGTGTCAGGGAGAATAAATGGAACACAAAAATGCCGATGGCCACTTTGGAGGACTCTCCGATCCCCAGGATGGTCAGACCCATAAATAAAGCCAGCAAAACGATGGTGGCTATGATCACCGGAAATCCATGCCAGATGCTGTGTACATAATGCATGGCTTCACTGGCTGAAATGACCGCCGTTGCCATATAAGACAACAGGGTCAGCGTAGCAGCCAGGGAGGCAGTGGATTTCCGGGTCGTGTTCAGAAGTGCATTGTATGCACCACCATTCAGGGGGAGCGCCCCAACGACCTCACCATAGATCCTGCGAAACAAATACAAAACGCCGGCTACAATGAGTAATGCAAGCCATGCATATTGTTGTGCATAAATGATTGCTAACGCTGAAACATAAAGACAAGAAGAACTGATATCATTCCCGCAAATAGCCGTTGCAGCTATTTCATTCAATTTCTTAGTAGTACTCACTTTCGATACTTATTTCCTCAATTTAAAACAAGATGTAAGCCGTAATGATCTAGAGATCAGGCATATTCTTCAAACCTGGATTATTTGGGATGTAAAATCCGGATATGGATTTTTACCAGAATTCGATTAAATATAAGGGCTTTGTATCTATTTCATTTGCTTTCAAAGCCTGGTTGATAAATTTCCGAGGATTTTTCGCAGTTTTTCCATGCCTACCCTCTTCCATTTTTTACTTTTAATCGGAACAAAGTAAAGTCACATGCAATTAGGGTTTGTTTCAGCCATATTACCGGATCTCAGTCTTAAGGAAATACTGGAATTTGCTGCTTTCAGTGGCTACGATTGTGTGGAAGTCATGTGCTGGCCACAGGGTCAGGACAACCGGCGATATGCCGGCGTTACGCACATCGATGTAGCCGGACTTACCAATGCAGAAGTCAGCAGTATTAAAAATCTGCAGGCATCGACAGGGGTCTTGATCAGTGGTTTGGGTTATTATCCAAACCCCCTCGCCCCGGATCCGGTAGAAGCAAAGGTCTATACTGATCATCTGTACAAGGTTATGGACGCTGCTGCTGAACTGGATATCCGGAACGTAAACACTTTCATTGGCAGGAATCCATCGCTTTCGGTAGAAGAAAACTGGCCCCGGTTCCTGGAAGTCTGGCAGCCGCTGATACAATATGCAGAAGAACGCAAGATTTACATTGGCATAGAAAATTGCCCCATGTCTTTTGGCCGGGATGAATGGCCTGGTGGAAAGAACCTGGCTACCAGCCCTGCGATCTGGAAACAGATGTGGATGGACATTCCCAGCCCCTATTTTGGTCTGAACTACGATCCGTCCCATCTGGTGTTGCAATTCATGGACTATACCTTGCCCATTCGAAATTATCCGGACAAATTATTCCATGTACATGCCAAAGATATGCGTATCGATCAGGACAAACTGGACCGGCACGGTGCATTCAGCTACCCTCATTTCTGGCATACGCCTAAAATACCGGGATTGGGAAGCATTGACTGGGGAAGATTCTTTTCCTATTTGACGGATTCCGGATATCAGGGAGCCGTTTGTGTTGAGGTGGAAGACCGCGCTTTTGAAAAAAGCCCGGAACTGCGAAAATTGTCACTTGAATTGAGTGCGCGTTATTTAAGGCAATTCATATAATCCAGATATGACCTTAACGGACTGGATAGGATTTATTGGAGTGGCGATATTGGTTGCCGCGTATTTTCTGAATCTTATCAATGTGATTCAGAAAGAAAGTTATGCTTACCTCCTGGCAAATACCTGCGGAGCTGCCATTGCATGTTTCGCTTCCTACCTGTTGCATTACTGGCCTTTTATCCTGCTAGAAGGGTGCTGGACGGCTGTATCCTTTGTCGCCTTGATTCGTTTTGCTTTCGCCCGGAAATCAAGCCTTGCGGAATAATGACGCAATCAATTACCAGTCAATAAATAGCTCCTTAGCACCGAACAAGGAATACACCATCGGATACTATAACTACAAGTCACTGGTTTACAGAATATTAGATCAACAAACGGGTACTTATTTTTAAGCAGGCCTGCTTTGCTGGACAATTTGATTTTGTACCAGGCAACTTCCTGAGGCTCAAGTGATCAAGTCAAAATTAGCGTGGATACTTCCTATGAATTGCTAACTTTAACCTTTGTGTTCCGAATTTTCTGCTGCAGCCAATAAAACAATAATGAATCGTCTGTCAGGGATTTTCATTGGTTTACTTTGCTTTGCCGGAGCAATTGCTCAGGAGTATGATCCATTTCCACCTTCGGGCGTACCGGACCGGATCATGTTAAACCTGACCAGTTCGCCTGCCACCAGTATGGCTGTTAACTGGCGGGCTGCCGTCTATGTTAAAGAAGGTTATGTAGAAATTGCTCCTTCTGATCCGACACCTAACTTCCCTATCAATTCCTGGTCCATCCAGGCTGAACGAACTACGTTACTCACCAATCAGAATGCTGCCAATTTTTTCTCTGCTACCATGGATGGACTGCAACCGGCGACGACCTATGCTTATCGTGTGGGGGACAGCCTGAACTGGAGTGAATGGAATCAATTCACCACGGCCTCCACCGAGGCAAAACCCTTTTCATTCATTTACTTTGGGGATGCACAGAATGATGTTAAATCACTCTGGTCCCGCGCAATACGGGGAGCATTTCAACAAATGCCCAAAGCCCAGTTTATGTTGCATGCCGGAGACCTGATCAACCGCGCCAATAATGATGATGAATGGGGTGAGTGGTTCTATGCCGGAGGCTGGATGTATGCCGTTATTCCCAGTATCGCCACTCCCGGCAATCACGAATACCTCCGTACCAAGGAAGGAAATTATGTTGTAAGCGATCATTGGCGGCCGCAATTTAATCTGCCCCTTAATGGCCCGGAGGGTTTTGAAGAAACCACCTATTACATTGATTACGAAAATACCCGGATCATTTCTTTTGATGCGCCGGCATTTTACCGGTCGAGGGAAGACAGCACAGCACTGGTCCACTGGTTGCGGGAAGTCCTGGAAAGCAATACGCAACAATGGACCGTCCTTACACTGCATTATCCACTTTATTCCACAAAATATGGCCGGGACAATGCCGAATTGCGTAGCGCATTACAACCCATGATCGAGGCCAATCATGTCGACCTGGTCCTGCAGGGCCATGATCATACCTATGGACGGGGTACCAATATTCCGATTGGAATGGAACACATTCTGGATGGTCCCATTTATGTGGTAAGTGTAAGTGGACCTAAAATGTATGACCTGGGCTTTGACGGATGGATTCAGCGTGCCGGATCAAACATTCAACTTTATCAGACCATTTCCATTGATGGGAATCACCTCACCTATCAGGCCTATACTGCTGACAACAGGTTGTATGATGGCTTTGAATTGTTTAAGGAAGACGGCCACAATCTCTTCTTTGACCAGGCGCCTGCAGACCGCCCGGAAATACTTGCCCCTCCACCCCACTTCGAACGCATCTGGAATCGTGAATCGAAAAAAGATTATGAAACCCGCTTCAAAGCCTATATTAAGCGCCAGGGCCTAGACGTTAAGAAATCCGGTGGTAAAAATCGATAGGTTACTTCAGCCTTCCATAATTGCATTGGCAATCTTTCTCTGATGGTCAGATCCCCCTATTTAGGTTGATTAAGCCGGGTATTGCTGCCGGTAGATGTTCAGTTAAAGTCAATCAACCTGTCTTCTGGTATTTGTTGCGGTATTCGATGGGCGTTAATCCGGTGATTCGTTTGAATAACGAACGGAAAGCCTTTGTATCAGAATAGCCAACATCATACATGACTTCGGAAATGTTTTTCCGGGACGTTTCAAAATCACGCTTAGCCGCTTCAATCTTTATACGTTGCAGATATTCCAGGACGGTATTGCCGGTTGCCAGTTTAAATCTCCGTTCAAAACTGCGTCTGCTCAGTGCGACCTTCCGGGCCAGGTCATTGACAGTCAGCTTTTCGGTGAAGTTCAACTCGAGGTATTCCTGAATTTGGAGAATCTCCGGATCGTTGTGGTCTTTCTGACCCGTAAAAATGGCAAAAGCACTTTGATTATCGCGGTCAATGTCTATGGCGAAATATTTGGCAGCTAATATGGCGACTTCACGACTGGTATATTTCTCCAGTAAATACAGCAACAGGTTCCAATAGGAATTTGCACCACCACTGGAATAAATCCCCTGCTCATCGGTAATGATCGTCCCGTCCTGTACATCAACATCGGGATACGTATCCCTGAATTCCTGGTAATAAGCCCAGTGGGTAGAACATTTCCTCCCATCCAATAATCCTGTCGATGCCAGCAGGAATGCTCCGACACATAAAGAAGCGATCTCTGTTCCCTGCTCGACCTGATTGAGAATCCAGGGGATAAATGCACGATTGAGGTTGACAGCCCGCTGCATGTCACCAAATAATGCCGGAATGATAATCAGATCGGAAGGGTCCGCCTCTGTCAATACCCGATCCACATGAATGGTATAAACTTCATCCAACCGCACCTCAGACCTCAACCCAACCAGTTGAATCTCAAAAAGTGCCGGTTTACCCTGGGAGACAAGAAAATGGTTGGCCATATTGAACAGGTAGCGAGGATCTGCTATTGCCTCCATGACTGCATGTTCGGGAACCAGAATAGAAATTCTTTTCATGATTTAAAGATAAACAGATCATAATGACAATGTTCCAAAGATCCTTGGATCCAATTTCTGATATTTTATCTACCTTCCTCTAAAAGGAGGCTG harbors:
- a CDS encoding helix-turn-helix domain-containing protein, yielding MKRISILVPEHAVMEAIADPRYLFNMANHFLVSQGKPALFEIQLVGLRSEVRLDEVYTIHVDRVLTEADPSDLIIIPALFGDMQRAVNLNRAFIPWILNQVEQGTEIASLCVGAFLLASTGLLDGRKCSTHWAYYQEFRDTYPDVDVQDGTIITDEQGIYSSGGANSYWNLLLYLLEKYTSREVAILAAKYFAIDIDRDNQSAFAIFTGQKDHNDPEILQIQEYLELNFTEKLTVNDLARKVALSRRSFERRFKLATGNTVLEYLQRIKIEAAKRDFETSRKNISEVMYDVGYSDTKAFRSLFKRITGLTPIEYRNKYQKTG
- a CDS encoding APC family permease translates to MSTTKKLNEIAATAICGNDISSSCLYVSALAIIYAQQYAWLALLIVAGVLYLFRRIYGEVVGALPLNGGAYNALLNTTRKSTASLAATLTLLSYMATAVISASEAMHYVHSIWHGFPVIIATIVLLALFMGLTILGIGESSKVAIGIFVFHLFSLTLLVLVSGYYLLTNGFDVLSANYQLPVKGGIKEALFFGFAAAMLGISGFESSANFVEEQAEGVFPKTLRNMWIVVSIFNPLMAFLALSIIPVAEVNANQEALLSFMGSKIGGNWLSTLVSVDAALVLSGAVLTAYVGVSGLLERMTLDRILPNFLLSKNRRGAAYRIIILFFLLCVSILTITRGELGALAGVYTISFLLVMALFGFGNILLKIKRRKLPRPERASPISIIIAVAAVGAAIVGNAIMNPQYLGVFLEYFIPALILVTIMLNRTKILWGVLEVIKYLFAPIQKFVRRTNQGILNLIDEINSQEFVFFAKGDDVSVLNKVMQYITRNEHTRKLKIVTIVENGETAPDRLKTDIEVLDREYPEVKIEYIEIPGTFGPEIIKDLSKKWRIPINFMFIGSPTDRFPYRIEQLGGVRLII
- a CDS encoding metallophosphoesterase family protein, producing MNRLSGIFIGLLCFAGAIAQEYDPFPPSGVPDRIMLNLTSSPATSMAVNWRAAVYVKEGYVEIAPSDPTPNFPINSWSIQAERTTLLTNQNAANFFSATMDGLQPATTYAYRVGDSLNWSEWNQFTTASTEAKPFSFIYFGDAQNDVKSLWSRAIRGAFQQMPKAQFMLHAGDLINRANNDDEWGEWFYAGGWMYAVIPSIATPGNHEYLRTKEGNYVVSDHWRPQFNLPLNGPEGFEETTYYIDYENTRIISFDAPAFYRSREDSTALVHWLREVLESNTQQWTVLTLHYPLYSTKYGRDNAELRSALQPMIEANHVDLVLQGHDHTYGRGTNIPIGMEHILDGPIYVVSVSGPKMYDLGFDGWIQRAGSNIQLYQTISIDGNHLTYQAYTADNRLYDGFELFKEDGHNLFFDQAPADRPEILAPPPHFERIWNRESKKDYETRFKAYIKRQGLDVKKSGGKNR
- a CDS encoding sugar phosphate isomerase/epimerase: MQLGFVSAILPDLSLKEILEFAAFSGYDCVEVMCWPQGQDNRRYAGVTHIDVAGLTNAEVSSIKNLQASTGVLISGLGYYPNPLAPDPVEAKVYTDHLYKVMDAAAELDIRNVNTFIGRNPSLSVEENWPRFLEVWQPLIQYAEERKIYIGIENCPMSFGRDEWPGGKNLATSPAIWKQMWMDIPSPYFGLNYDPSHLVLQFMDYTLPIRNYPDKLFHVHAKDMRIDQDKLDRHGAFSYPHFWHTPKIPGLGSIDWGRFFSYLTDSGYQGAVCVEVEDRAFEKSPELRKLSLELSARYLRQFI
- the cysM gene encoding cysteine synthase CysM, producing MKKLTELIGNTPLVEIQHIFPSRQVKIYGKLEGNNPGGSVKDRAAFGMITGALSRGEIKPGDQLVEATSGNTGIALAMIAQLMKVGMTLIMPDNSTRERVLAMEAYGAKVILTPAAKTIEYSRELAEDMASNQGYFMLNQFANPDNYGMHYRTTGPEIWNDTHGLVTHFVSSMGTTGTIMGVSRSLKEHNPDIQIVGTQPTEGSSIPGIRRWSPEFLPKIYEPSRVDRLIDVSEDDARTMTRRMAKEEGILAGMSSGGALYAAVKLAQELKSGLIVFIICDRGDRYLSSDLFG